The Pseudomonas viciae genomic interval ACCGAGGACTCCCAGCCCCTTATCCACCGTCTTGATACCGGTTTTAGGAGCCTTGGCGACGGCGTCACCCAGGGCGCCCGCGCCTCGTTCCATCGCCCGGCCGCGACTGATGTTGTACAGACCCTTGCCGATCTTGACCGCGCTGGCGGCGGTCTTGAGTGCCAGCAGGCCGGCGGTGATGCCAGCGATCCCAAGCACCACCGGTTGCGAGCCATCCGAAAGCTTGGTCAGCCCACGCACAATTGAAGTCAGGCCCTGGGCGACCGCGTCGGTCGCCGGGCGGATGGCGTCCCCCACGCTGCGCATGCCATCGCTAACCGCCTGGCCCAGCTCGTCCCACATCTGTTTCGACGTTTCGCGCCGCTCGGCCAGGTTCTTATCGAGGATCCCGCCAGAGGACTGCGAATCCTTTTTCAACTGCTCGTACAGCGACTTGTTTTGCGAGTAGGCCGTGAGCGCCGCCTTGACCTGCATGTCTGCGAACAAGTCACCGGTACGCAGGGATTTCTCCAGCGCATCGAGCGCCGCCTTGGCCTTCTCCGGATCCGTCTCCTTGCTGATCTTGGCCTGGGCCTCGGCCATCTTCGCGGCTTTCGCCGGGTCGGTGGCCTGGATGTATTTCATCGCCAGGGCGAAGCTGGATTCCAGGGTCGACATGCCCTTCTGAATGCCAGTGTTCAGGGAGCCTTGATAGTCGATACCGGCGTCCTTGTACGCCTTGACCACGTCGCCCGAACCGATTTTCTCCATCCAGTTTTTCAGGTTGTTGGCCGCTTCGTCCGAGCCGCCGGCCGTTTTCATCTGGACTTGAAGCATCGCGCCCAGGGAGCTGACCGCTTCCATGCCGGTGCTACCGTTTTTCTCCATGCTCGCCAACAGTTGAGGGAACCACCGGGCCATGTCGCTGGCCTCGAAGCTCCCCGCCTGTCCCTGATAGGCGATGGCCTCCAGGGCCTGCTGCATCACCTTCGGGTCGTTGATCTTGGCGTTCTGCTGCAGCGCCATGATCATGCTGGCCGTGTCGACGCCGGATGCGCCCTGGCCGATGGCAAACTTCGCGGCCGTCGGTGCGTAGGCCATGGCCTGCTTAAGGTCCATACCTGCACCGACCAGCTGATTCACCAGGTCCGCTACGTCGTTACGGGCCATACCCGTATCACGGGAGGTCTGGATCACCGTCTGGCTAAGCTGTGTTTCTTGCGGCTTGTTGACCACATCCGCCTTGATCGCGATGTCACGGATGATCGCCTGATAATCCGCGCTGACCTTGGTCGGAATCGCCGCCAGGCCTGTGGCTACAACACCCTGACCAATGCTCGACGTGAGTCCTTTCTTGCCGGCATCAAGCTGCTGGTGTCCCTTGAGCTGCAGATCGGCGGCTTTGGCTGCGCGGCCGAGGCGCTGGTACTCCTGCCCGAGCCTGCCTACTTCCACGCCCTGCTTGCGCAGGGCATCAAGGTTGCCGTTGAGTTTGCGCAACAGGCCATCGGCCGAAGCAGCGCCGCTATCGTGCGCCCGCTTCCATTCATCGCGCAGGCGGATGGTTTCGCCAATGGTGCTCTTGAGCACCTTGGCCTTGTTGCCTTTGTCCTCCAGCTTTTTGATGTGGCCTTCGACCGTGCGGAAGGCAGACGCCATCGTCGAACTGACGGCGCCGCCAATCACCAGCGATAACGCCAGTTTGCTAGCCATCGTCTACCCCTTGTTTCAGTCTGAGAGCCACCAGACCATGTCGGAGAACGGCATGGCGAGAATTTCAGCGGCGGAAAAATTCAGCTCGGTGGCTAGACGCTTAGCCAGTTGCTTCTGCACCTTGGGGTTGAAGTTCATCTTCTCGCACCAGGCGAAAATAGCCGGCCTGTATGCGGTTGAAGTCCTTCAGCGTCAAGCCATCCAGATCCTTGGTACCGACTTCGGCCAGGGAGGCGAACAAGTTCAGATCTTGTTGTTCCTCATCATTGGGCGCTGTTTGGCGGGCAATGCGAAGGTCACGCACGGTCGGTGTCCGGAGGCTCAGCGTATCGACACGCACGCCGTTGGCTTCAGATGGCACAGTCAGTTTCACGGTGACGCGGTCAGCGGCCAGGGTCATCCAGCTTGGGATTGCAGTGCTGCTCATAGAAGTGTGTCCTTAAAAGAGGAACCGCCGCCCCGGGCGACTCGCCAGGCGGGGTATCAAGGGGGATTAGAGGCCCAATGCGGAACGCTGAGCGGCCAGTTGATCAACACCATTGATGACGCGGCGCATGCCGATGGGGTCGATCTCGTAGACGGTTCGGCCGTCCACTTCGAGCTTGTAGTACGTCAGCCCGATGGAGTGCTTGATCTCGGCCTTGTCGCCCGGTTTCCAGTCGCCCATGTCGACCTCTTTCAAGGTTCCGCGCAGGGTGACGATGACCGGCGTAACTTTGCCTTTGAGCCCTTTGTAGGCCCCCCGGAACGTACCGTTAAACGCCGTGCCGTCGGCCAAGCCGAAGAACTTCAACGACTCACGGCGCACCCCCGTGGTGGTGAAGTTCGCCTCCTGTTTTTCCATGCCCATGTCCAGCTCGACCGGTGCGTCCATGCCACCGCCGCGATGCTCTTCCATCTTGAGCGTGAGCTTGGGGAGCGTCAGGCTCGGCACATCGCCCTGGAAGCTGACGCCGTCAGCGAACAGGTTCAGGTTCGCCAGGGTTTCGGGAATCATTGACATAAAGGTCGCTCCTTAAGCGGCGGTGTCGAGGACTTCGGTCAGCCATTGGTTGGTGACCTCTACGCGGAAGTTGGGGTTTTCTGCCGGCGGAACGTCGGTGAAGCGGATGTTCCAATACACCTTGCCCTGCTCGAGCTGGCTGGCCGTGTTCAGCTCCGGATCGGCGAACACCTCGAAGTTGATGATCGCGCCTTGGGCTTTGAGGTCGCGCATGAACGCTTGCAGGCCTTCGGTCACGTCCTTGATGTACGTCGCGGTGATGGAGCGGTCGACAGCCCATTTGTGGCCGTAGAGGATCGCGTCCATGACGATGTCCATCGTCCGTACGCGAGTGACAAATGCCCACTTCGGATCGCTCGACAGCGTGCGGTTGCCCCACAGACGGAAGCCGTCATCACGGATGATCGTGGTGATGTTCGCGTTGTTGAGCAGGTTGGCCCGGCAGGTTTCGTCACCGTCCAGAAACTCGATAGGCCGCGTGGTACCAGTGATGCCGACAAACTCCTTGTTCGAAGGCGAAGCCCAGAAGCCATATTCGCTATCGGTCCAGGCGAACAAACCAGCCACCCAGGCCGAGCCCGGCGCGTCGACCGTGGCGTCCGCCGTGGTGTCCCAATACTGCACGCCTGGATCAACCAGAAACGCCCGCTTGGCGCCGAAGTTCTCGGCGTAGGCCATCACCGCTTCATCGGTGGTGTTCGGGCCATCGAGGATGGCGAGCCCTCGCAACTTGTCGGCCACTGCCACCAGGGCGGTACCGACAGCCTGTGTCGCGCTGTGCTTGGGAGTCACCAACAGCCGCGGCTGCGCGTTGAACCGGCTCTTGCCGTCCAGCAGCGCCTGCAGGCCGGTACGCTTGCCGTCAGCCAGAACGCCGCCGATGATTGCCGAGGTCTGTGCAGCCGGATCGGCCAACTGGGCCACACCACAGGCGACAATCACCGCCTTGGCCCGGGTGTAAATGGCCTTGCAGGCTTTGGTAATCGCCGAGTCGGCACCAAAGGCAGCCACCGCGTCACGCTCATTGGTGATCACCACCAGGTCATTCGGCTGCGCGCTGTAGGCCGGCGCCGGTACAAAGGTGTCAACCAGTCCAATGATCGAGGACGAAGGCAACGCAATGACACGAGCGCCGGTGTCGACGTTCGTGGTGGTAACGCCGTGAAAGAAGCTCATAGGTTCTCCAGATACGAAAAGGCCCCGCAATGCAGGGCCTAGCTTGTGATGAGGCGGAAAAGAAAACGCCCCGTCGATGCGGGGCGTTTATTCGGATTGATGAGGCAGCCAGGCGGGGATTGGAGGCCGATGATCAGCCAATGGAAATTCGCCGGCCTCCGGCCAGTTACGCAAGGCCCGTCGGTGGGTTTGAAGTTCCGCGTATTGCTCAGCAGTCAATGTTGTTACGACGCCCTCCTCCAGCTCGTCGCGATGGCGTGTAATAACCCCATCAGTAAGTGAAAGCTGGTTATCGCGCCAGGCCCGCTCGATGCCAGCTAGTTCCTCTACGGTCGGCGGCGGTGGATCCTGCAGCTCCGGTCGGCCATCAGCACCCTTTCCAATGATCTTGACCACCTGGCGCGGCTCAAATAGTGCTGCGTGCTCATCATCAGATATTTCAACGCCTCCGTTATCAGACAATTCGAAGGCAAATCGACCATCTTCTTCAATCCATTTAGCGAACATAGATACCCTCAATAGCCGATGGCTAGCCAGTTGTAACCACCAACGGTTACTGCTGGGGCGTTGTTAGTCACGTTAGTTATGAATCCCGTAAAACCTGTACGGGTCGGAATTCCAGACTGACAAACTGCTGGATTCGGTGCCGTACTGGCCCCAGCATATATAGCGCCCACATACATACAGGCATTAGGGAATGCGACGGGGAACGTTACCGGCACGGTTCCTGTTGCGGTGTCCGTTGATGCGTGTCCAATTTTGAATGTCCAACCGCTCGGTAATACCTGATTGGCGGTGCTTCCAAAGATTGCGGCGAATACATTTGAGAACTTCAACAGAGCAGTACCACCAACTAATCGCCACTCGCCGGTCAGTCTGGTCAATATCGCAAAATCACCCTGCCCCAGAACAATCGTTATCGCGCTGCTGCTCGCATTTGTAATCTGCTCGCCATTTGAAGCCTGAAGCGTGACAGCCCCAGCTCCACCACTTAGCACCATGATCATGGCACCGGGCCCCACTGGCCCGGTGGGTGGCAAGATAACGTTGATTGCCGTAGAAGATGACGCACTAACGATGCCGCCAACGCTCGAATTCCCCAGCACCGTACTTGCGCTGACCGAGGTGAAGCCCGACCACTCGACCCCCATTCGCTTCACAAACTCAGTAGTCGCGAACGACTTGTCACTTGCGAACTGAGCAGGGCTAGTCCAATTGGGGCCAGACAAAACAGCGGCATACTTGAGGGCCACAGACCCACCACGCAAACGCCAGGTGTTCGACACCTTAACGAACTCGGCACTATCTCCAACACTCAAGACGACAGTTATCACCCCTGCGACCGGGGACGCCAACACGTCAAGGCCTGCTGCCAGAACAGTGACAGCACCGACCCCAGAGGCGACCACCTCGACCGTCGCCCCATCCGGCACTCCGGCAGTGGGCGGCAACGTGATGTTGATCGGAGTAGTAGATGCGCCGACCACCATTCCTCCCACACTGGAGACTCCCAGTGCGGTACTGGCCGTAAGCGGGGCAAAGCCCGAATATTCGACGCCCATTCGCTTGGCAAATGCCGTGGTCTGCACTCGCGTACTGCTGTCGAACTGAGGTGGCGTGTTTGCTGTTGGGTTTATCAGTGCCGGCGAGTTGATGGGCGCAAACCCTTGGGTGATGTTCTGAAAGGTCAAGGCCGTAGTGCCCAGGACAATCGCCCCATCCGTCACCAACTGCCAGCGAGTGTCGGCCAGCGTAGCGCCTTGTTCGACGGACAGAATCATCGCCGAGGTGACTTCAGCATTGCTGTCAGCATCTGGTGCCCGCTGCCAAGCCGCTACGCCGACAATGTAGATGCCGTTATCCTTGGAGACCGTTTGATTCTTCACCAACACCCGGTCGCCTGCGAGCAGGCTGATGCCGTCAACTGTCTGGAGTCCAGTCAACGCGATGTTGGCCGTAGTCGCTACGCGCACTGACTGCTTGTTGTCGAGCTTGTACAGTTCTTCCTGGATTCGCCGCTCGACAAACTCCCGCGTTGCCAACACAACCGACGGATCGATTTTGAGTGTGATGTTGCCCGTGCTGCTGACGATGATGTTCATCCGCACGATCTGAGTCCGACCCGAGCCCTGCGACATGATCGGCTTAAAGCTCGGTGGGCAGTTCGCGACCGCCACCAGATCCCGGTCAGCGTCGTACAAGGCAATTTCACGTATCCAACGTCCGCCCTCATCGGCGGGAATTACTTGCTCCGCGACAATTACCGCCGGGTTGACAGGGTCAATAAAAAGTTGATTCAACGGCCGACGGCGCCATTCATTGATAAGAGACGTTTGCGCCGCGCTTGGAATCGGGTCGGTGTCGTTGGCGTCTCCCACTCCCATCTCAGTAAGTTTCCAGGGAACGCCAAGGGCATTGGCGTTTGCCAGTTTCGCCGCCCCCACGTTCGTGAGAATCGCGAAAAATTGCGAGGTCTGATCAATCATTAGTAAACGTCCAAGATGTCTATGGTGTGTTCGCGCCCTACCACGCCGAAGGAACCGGTGACTTCAATGTCACGCATGGTCGGCGGGTACACGTCGATTTCGTCGCCCTCATAAAGGGCGACACCAATGTTTAGGTTTCCTCGGGTTTCGAGGGTGATCGCTAGTCCGGTCATGTGGCGACTGACCGGCCGGGCGTCGTCGATCAACCACGTCAGCTCCTGATAGGTCTCTTCGCTGATGCCTTCATCGGAAACGCCGATCTTCAAGGCAAACGTTCCTGGCACACCCTTGGGCTCGGTCTGAAACCACTCAACTACCTCGATCAGATAGCCGAACGGCTCTACCACCCGGCGCAAGGCGCCGATGGTGCCCTTATGGGCATGGACGTAGAACGAAGAGCGGATCACCGAGCGCTTGACCTCTTCCGGCCACGCCTCGTCCCAGCGATCCACGGACCAGG includes:
- a CDS encoding phage tail tape measure protein, with the translated sequence MASKLALSLVIGGAVSSTMASAFRTVEGHIKKLEDKGNKAKVLKSTIGETIRLRDEWKRAHDSGAASADGLLRKLNGNLDALRKQGVEVGRLGQEYQRLGRAAKAADLQLKGHQQLDAGKKGLTSSIGQGVVATGLAAIPTKVSADYQAIIRDIAIKADVVNKPQETQLSQTVIQTSRDTGMARNDVADLVNQLVGAGMDLKQAMAYAPTAAKFAIGQGASGVDTASMIMALQQNAKINDPKVMQQALEAIAYQGQAGSFEASDMARWFPQLLASMEKNGSTGMEAVSSLGAMLQVQMKTAGGSDEAANNLKNWMEKIGSGDVVKAYKDAGIDYQGSLNTGIQKGMSTLESSFALAMKYIQATDPAKAAKMAEAQAKISKETDPEKAKAALDALEKSLRTGDLFADMQVKAALTAYSQNKSLYEQLKKDSQSSGGILDKNLAERRETSKQMWDELGQAVSDGMRSVGDAIRPATDAVAQGLTSIVRGLTKLSDGSQPVVLGIAGITAGLLALKTAASAVKIGKGLYNISRGRAMERGAGALGDAVAKAPKTGIKTVDKGLGVLGKLMGAGNDPAAGSSNEPQRVFVVNADAIGRAGSGPGADPGGGSGRRQRGRRGRRTGIGTTPRRRLTARVPSPPAVSPPAAMSVMPKVGLLAAAPMAAAAEAASGGSLGRAVQSIRGVTRATKRIPGGNVLDAGVGVLDTALNATTQDEKAEGYGGAAGGLAGALAGGAAGAAIGSVVPVIGTAIGGLIGAALGGLGGESIGGFLGKSWFGSDGKTEEAKPPEVAKPAEPTPSVPPKVEQAFSFSPQVSITVQGDVKDPAQLARDLEPHLRQLMESFSRDVAARQASSQLFDSPHV
- a CDS encoding phage tail assembly protein; translation: MSSTAIPSWMTLAADRVTVKLTVPSEANGVRVDTLSLRTPTVRDLRIARQTAPNDEEQQDLNLFASLAEVGTKDLDGLTLKDFNRIQAGYFRLVREDELQPQGAEATG
- a CDS encoding phage major tail tube protein; protein product: MSMIPETLANLNLFADGVSFQGDVPSLTLPKLTLKMEEHRGGGMDAPVELDMGMEKQEANFTTTGVRRESLKFFGLADGTAFNGTFRGAYKGLKGKVTPVIVTLRGTLKEVDMGDWKPGDKAEIKHSIGLTYYKLEVDGRTVYEIDPIGMRRVINGVDQLAAQRSALGL
- a CDS encoding phage tail sheath family protein, translating into MSFFHGVTTTNVDTGARVIALPSSSIIGLVDTFVPAPAYSAQPNDLVVITNERDAVAAFGADSAITKACKAIYTRAKAVIVACGVAQLADPAAQTSAIIGGVLADGKRTGLQALLDGKSRFNAQPRLLVTPKHSATQAVGTALVAVADKLRGLAILDGPNTTDEAVMAYAENFGAKRAFLVDPGVQYWDTTADATVDAPGSAWVAGLFAWTDSEYGFWASPSNKEFVGITGTTRPIEFLDGDETCRANLLNNANITTIIRDDGFRLWGNRTLSSDPKWAFVTRVRTMDIVMDAILYGHKWAVDRSITATYIKDVTEGLQAFMRDLKAQGAIINFEVFADPELNTASQLEQGKVYWNIRFTDVPPAENPNFRVEVTNQWLTEVLDTAA
- a CDS encoding phage tail protein — encoded protein: MFAKWIEEDGRFAFELSDNGGVEISDDEHAALFEPRQVVKIIGKGADGRPELQDPPPPTVEELAGIERAWRDNQLSLTDGVITRHRDELEEGVVTTLTAEQYAELQTHRRALRNWPEAGEFPLADHRPPIPAWLPHQSE
- a CDS encoding phage tail protein, with product MIDQTSQFFAILTNVGAAKLANANALGVPWKLTEMGVGDANDTDPIPSAAQTSLINEWRRRPLNQLFIDPVNPAVIVAEQVIPADEGGRWIREIALYDADRDLVAVANCPPSFKPIMSQGSGRTQIVRMNIIVSSTGNITLKIDPSVVLATREFVERRIQEELYKLDNKQSVRVATTANIALTGLQTVDGISLLAGDRVLVKNQTVSKDNGIYIVGVAAWQRAPDADSNAEVTSAMILSVEQGATLADTRWQLVTDGAIVLGTTALTFQNITQGFAPINSPALINPTANTPPQFDSSTRVQTTAFAKRMGVEYSGFAPLTASTALGVSSVGGMVVGASTTPINITLPPTAGVPDGATVEVVASGVGAVTVLAAGLDVLASPVAGVITVVLSVGDSAEFVKVSNTWRLRGGSVALKYAAVLSGPNWTSPAQFASDKSFATTEFVKRMGVEWSGFTSVSASTVLGNSSVGGIVSASSSTAINVILPPTGPVGPGAMIMVLSGGAGAVTLQASNGEQITNASSSAITIVLGQGDFAILTRLTGEWRLVGGTALLKFSNVFAAIFGSTANQVLPSGWTFKIGHASTDTATGTVPVTFPVAFPNACMYVGAIYAGASTAPNPAVCQSGIPTRTGFTGFITNVTNNAPAVTVGGYNWLAIGY
- a CDS encoding phage tail protein I; translated protein: MKSLLPLNSTQLERAIEAAIDETTEIPLRTLYNPDTCPTHLLYQLAWAWSVDRWDEAWPEEVKRSVIRSSFYVHAHKGTIGALRRVVEPFGYLIEVVEWFQTEPKGVPGTFALKIGVSDEGISEETYQELTWLIDDARPVSRHMTGLAITLETRGNLNIGVALYEGDEIDVYPPTMRDIEVTGSFGVVGREHTIDILDVY